From a single Pseudomonas sp. A34-9 genomic region:
- a CDS encoding EAL domain-containing response regulator, whose amino-acid sequence MAKADRVPGIDDSIAVPALPLRVLVLEDHAFQRSVAVNMLRTLGCREVFEASDGAEALALLQEVGTVDVALCDLQMEGMDGLEFLQRVGASGQVKSVIISSSLSADLRRAVHQMVALLGLELLGDVGKPLHVQVLANLLGKSLDRPALAQPAAAAVTLASEAAVRQALAQRQLQAWYQPKFNLQTGQVCGVEVLCRWLHPTQGILSPALFMPVLERCGLLDELLFTQIEQALVVQQSARAQGLFLNIAFNLHAVQLANAQLTVTLKKLLAHHGACGAGLTFELTESGLLEAPATSLESLVRLRMMGCRLSIDDFGAGFSSLQRLCQLPFNEIKLDAEFIRNLEHEPRCRAAISSTLALGETLGMSVVIEGIETDAQRRELLALGCSQGQGYWYAWPMAGADLLLWLQQHSDRRDSDE is encoded by the coding sequence TTGGCCAAGGCAGACCGTGTTCCCGGCATCGATGATTCAATCGCCGTGCCTGCTCTGCCGCTGCGTGTGCTGGTGTTGGAAGACCATGCATTCCAGCGCTCGGTGGCGGTCAACATGCTGCGTACGCTCGGTTGTCGCGAGGTCTTCGAAGCCAGTGACGGCGCTGAGGCGCTGGCGCTCTTGCAGGAAGTCGGTACGGTCGATGTCGCCCTGTGCGATTTGCAGATGGAGGGGATGGACGGGCTGGAGTTTCTGCAGCGGGTGGGGGCGTCGGGGCAGGTCAAGTCGGTGATCATCAGTAGTTCACTGTCGGCAGACCTGCGTCGCGCGGTGCATCAGATGGTGGCGTTGCTTGGCCTGGAACTGCTGGGTGATGTCGGCAAACCTTTGCATGTGCAGGTGCTGGCGAATCTGCTGGGCAAATCCCTCGACAGGCCTGCTCTGGCGCAACCAGCGGCCGCTGCCGTGACGCTGGCCAGTGAGGCGGCGGTTCGCCAGGCGTTGGCGCAGCGGCAATTGCAGGCCTGGTATCAGCCCAAATTCAACCTGCAGACCGGTCAGGTCTGTGGCGTAGAGGTCCTGTGCCGTTGGCTTCATCCGACTCAAGGCATTCTTTCTCCCGCGCTGTTCATGCCTGTGCTGGAGCGTTGTGGGTTGCTCGACGAGCTACTGTTTACGCAGATCGAACAGGCGCTGGTTGTGCAACAAAGTGCCCGTGCGCAGGGTCTTTTCCTGAATATCGCGTTCAATCTGCACGCTGTGCAGTTGGCCAACGCGCAGCTCACCGTCACGTTGAAAAAACTTCTGGCGCACCATGGTGCTTGCGGTGCAGGTCTGACTTTCGAATTGACTGAAAGCGGTCTGCTCGAAGCGCCGGCCACCAGCCTGGAAAGCCTCGTCCGCCTGCGAATGATGGGCTGTCGTCTGTCGATTGATGACTTCGGCGCCGGCTTCTCATCATTGCAGCGCTTGTGTCAGTTGCCGTTCAACGAGATCAAGCTCGACGCCGAATTCATCCGCAATCTTGAGCACGAACCGCGATGCCGGGCGGCGATCAGCAGCACGCTGGCGTTGGGTGAAACCCTCGGCATGAGCGTGGTGATCGAAGGAATCGAGACCGATGCACAGCGCCGTGAACTGTTGGCCTTGGGGTGTTCTCAAGGGCAGGGCTACTGGTACGCGTGGCCGATGGCCGGGGCTGATTTGTTGCTTTGGTTGCAGCAGCACAGTGATCGGCGGGACTCGGATGAGTGA
- a CDS encoding chemotaxis protein CheY gives MINKALRILIADSQHFHRMKIERLFNSLDYYRVAPVQSLTELLTLVDYGCEPFDVVVINAELAAGSLDLLGFFLDNPQIRQALIYNEGTAPLQPASGFAQENVQVSHLPLPSKQSIRQLMALVDAPAGPHELTARQPYPPMQSAAHA, from the coding sequence ATGATCAATAAAGCCCTGCGCATCCTGATTGCCGACTCGCAGCATTTTCACCGGATGAAAATCGAACGTCTGTTCAATAGCCTTGATTACTACCGCGTGGCCCCGGTGCAAAGCCTCACTGAGCTGTTGACGCTGGTGGACTACGGTTGCGAGCCGTTCGATGTGGTGGTCATCAATGCCGAACTGGCGGCAGGCTCGCTGGATCTGCTGGGGTTTTTCCTCGATAACCCGCAGATTCGTCAGGCGTTGATTTACAACGAAGGCACGGCGCCGTTGCAGCCGGCTTCGGGATTCGCTCAGGAAAATGTCCAGGTCAGCCATTTGCCACTGCCCTCAAAGCAGTCGATCCGTCAGCTGATGGCGCTGGTCGATGCGCCTGCCGGGCCGCATGAGTTGACCGCGCGCCAGCCATACCCGCCGATGCAAAGCGCTGCTCATGCATAA
- a CDS encoding response regulator transcription factor → MKSALIVDDHPVVRAAIRIVLQTEGFKQIYEASQGNEVVSLIREHEPRLVILDLNLPVLDGLEVMARIKTNDLRCRVLVFSTHEPMFYQERCVRAGAMAYVTKTNQLEQLRNAIRAVMSGHTYFSSLPDSSSTLNAVQTTEKQMIDQLSDRELSIFRQLGQGKSNKAIAEDMHLSHKTVSTYKTRLMKKLGVCSAVLLRDFAKRNHVI, encoded by the coding sequence ATGAAGTCAGCGCTGATCGTCGACGATCATCCGGTGGTGCGCGCTGCCATCCGAATCGTGTTGCAAACCGAAGGATTCAAACAGATATACGAGGCGTCCCAAGGCAACGAGGTGGTGTCGCTCATTCGTGAGCACGAGCCTCGATTGGTCATACTCGATCTGAATTTGCCGGTACTCGACGGGCTGGAAGTCATGGCTCGGATCAAGACCAATGATCTTCGTTGCCGAGTGCTGGTTTTCAGTACCCATGAACCCATGTTCTATCAGGAACGCTGTGTGCGTGCCGGGGCCATGGCCTATGTGACCAAAACCAATCAATTGGAGCAGTTGCGCAATGCCATTCGGGCGGTGATGTCGGGCCATACCTATTTTTCCTCGCTCCCGGACAGTTCCAGCACGCTGAATGCCGTGCAAACCACAGAAAAACAGATGATCGATCAGCTCTCCGACCGGGAGTTGAGCATTTTCCGGCAACTGGGGCAGGGCAAATCCAACAAGGCGATTGCAGAGGACATGCACTTGAGCCACAAAACCGTCAGCACTTATAAAACCCGTCTGATGAAAAAGCTCGGGGTTTGCTCAGCGGTACTCTTGCGCGACTTCGCCAAGCGCAATCATGTGATCTGA
- a CDS encoding transporter substrate-binding domain-containing protein translates to MRRGRWTVWLGLSLGLSLIATCWADDTPQVLQVLSRSGLENVQLRLDEQDQQWLRQHPVLRMGISGPDYPPFEITRNQQELEGLTADYADLLARLLGVRIEVRRFANRDAVMAALKRGDLDLLGTSNSFEAADPDFILSRPYAEDQPMLVTRLEDQLPSDLAGKRLAMVEDYLPLASVQAFYPHARVQRYPSAMDALGAVAFGADDVYLGDFISANYLINTNYRNDLQLAGPAGLDANSFGFALLRSDGRLKRMVDKALTAIPMERRQRIEQRWSVGLADMAEQSRVQLSANEQEWLDQHPVVRVGAIEDFAPLTFFDADGRFSGLSAQLLSLISQRSGLKFDIVRGASLDRQIEQLKAGELDVLPVVTPSSERETELQFTRAYLNNPFVLVSAITAQGPLDLDDLAGKRLAIYRGHPLRSYLLGRVPRIHLTEVKSPAEGMALIAKGQVDVTVSSLLVARFLIARHYRERLRIIGTVGDQPARIALATAPQMTALHSILNKALLSIAPQQMDELVERWSHDVVVEGSYWLQHRREILLGFVGAAVLLALALAWIVFQRQQIRRRQQWLQQLQEAKDAADDANRAKTTFLATMSHEIRTPMNALIGMLELALKRAEEGVTDRLAIQVASNAGQQLLALIGDILDIARIETGHLSLVPERANLRELVVSVCRVFEGLARQKRLLWHIELDARSDVDVLIDPTRFKQVLSNLLSNAIKFTEEGEVSLRLTVTTATAERLSVKVLIEDSGVGINSDDRRRLFNPFVQAGHDSQSARSGSGLGLVISRSLCEMMGGTLRLDSAPGEGTQVEVSLELPLLAAVAQSAIPETKVAATCSLSVLVVDDHPVNRLLLCWQLTELGHQTVDTENGDEGLQRWRTQAFDVVITDCNMPRRNGYQLARAIRDEEAMAAREPCLILGFTANAQVEERTRCLSAGMNDCLFKPIRLHDLAQALTAASHCNIAAAPRETPVLAEIDLSTLEQMAGDDRALIEQLRKEVLNSLQLDLQRLDDLQSEQDRAGLRELTHHIKGGAQMVGAARVVAACVELEQASHRAQAASLDMAVEALRKAMAGLAQRLQA, encoded by the coding sequence ATGAGGCGGGGACGCTGGACTGTCTGGCTGGGGCTGAGTCTGGGGCTGAGTCTGATCGCCACCTGCTGGGCGGATGACACCCCGCAAGTGCTGCAAGTGCTGAGCCGGAGCGGGCTGGAAAACGTCCAGTTGCGCCTCGACGAACAGGACCAGCAATGGCTGCGCCAGCACCCGGTGCTGCGCATGGGGATATCGGGGCCGGATTACCCCCCGTTCGAGATCACCCGCAATCAACAGGAACTCGAGGGGCTGACCGCCGATTACGCCGACCTGCTGGCGCGGTTGCTGGGTGTGCGTATTGAAGTGCGACGGTTTGCCAACCGCGATGCCGTGATGGCGGCGCTCAAACGCGGCGATCTCGATCTGCTGGGGACCTCCAACAGTTTTGAGGCCGCCGACCCGGACTTCATCCTGTCCCGACCCTACGCCGAAGATCAGCCGATGCTGGTGACCCGGCTCGAAGATCAATTGCCAAGCGATCTGGCCGGCAAGCGCCTGGCCATGGTCGAGGACTATCTGCCGCTGGCGAGCGTGCAAGCGTTTTATCCCCACGCCCGCGTGCAGCGTTACCCTTCGGCGATGGATGCGCTCGGAGCGGTGGCCTTCGGCGCGGATGATGTTTATCTGGGCGACTTCATCAGCGCCAACTACCTGATCAACACCAATTATCGTAACGACCTGCAGTTGGCCGGCCCGGCGGGACTGGACGCCAATTCGTTCGGCTTCGCCCTGTTGCGCAGCGATGGGCGCCTCAAACGCATGGTCGACAAGGCATTGACCGCCATTCCCATGGAACGTCGCCAACGCATCGAGCAACGCTGGAGCGTCGGCCTCGCCGATATGGCTGAACAGTCGCGGGTGCAGCTCAGTGCAAATGAGCAGGAGTGGCTGGACCAGCATCCAGTCGTCCGGGTCGGCGCCATCGAAGATTTCGCACCGCTGACTTTTTTTGATGCCGATGGCCGTTTCAGCGGGTTGTCGGCGCAACTGCTGAGCTTGATCAGCCAGCGCAGCGGGCTGAAGTTCGACATTGTGCGCGGAGCGTCACTCGATCGCCAGATTGAACAGCTCAAGGCCGGTGAGCTCGATGTATTGCCGGTGGTGACGCCGAGCAGCGAGCGCGAAACCGAACTGCAATTTACCCGCGCCTATCTGAACAATCCGTTTGTGCTGGTCAGCGCAATCACTGCACAGGGGCCGCTCGACCTTGATGACCTGGCAGGCAAGCGGCTGGCCATTTATCGCGGTCATCCGTTACGCAGTTATCTCTTGGGGCGTGTGCCGCGCATCCATCTGACCGAAGTCAAAAGCCCTGCTGAAGGCATGGCATTGATTGCCAAAGGTCAAGTTGACGTTACGGTGAGCTCGCTGCTGGTGGCGCGTTTTCTGATCGCACGGCATTACCGCGAGCGTCTGCGCATCATTGGCACCGTCGGCGATCAACCGGCACGTATCGCGTTGGCGACGGCCCCGCAAATGACAGCTCTGCATTCGATCCTGAACAAGGCGCTGTTGAGCATCGCCCCGCAACAGATGGACGAACTGGTGGAGCGCTGGAGCCACGATGTGGTGGTGGAAGGCAGCTATTGGCTACAGCACCGCCGCGAGATTCTCCTTGGTTTTGTCGGTGCGGCGGTGTTGCTGGCGCTTGCACTGGCCTGGATCGTTTTTCAGCGCCAACAGATTCGCCGCCGCCAGCAATGGTTGCAGCAATTGCAGGAAGCCAAGGACGCGGCGGACGATGCCAATCGCGCCAAAACCACGTTTCTGGCGACCATGAGCCATGAAATCCGCACGCCAATGAACGCCTTGATCGGCATGCTCGAACTGGCCTTGAAGCGCGCCGAGGAAGGCGTGACCGACCGCCTGGCGATTCAAGTGGCATCCAACGCCGGCCAACAGTTGCTGGCGCTGATCGGCGACATTCTCGACATCGCGCGGATCGAGACCGGGCATTTGTCCCTCGTGCCCGAGCGCGCCAACCTGCGTGAGCTAGTGGTGTCGGTGTGTCGGGTATTTGAAGGGTTGGCGCGGCAGAAGCGCTTGTTGTGGCACATCGAACTCGATGCTCGCAGCGATGTTGACGTGCTGATTGATCCGACGCGCTTCAAACAAGTGCTGTCGAATCTGCTGAGCAACGCGATCAAGTTCACCGAAGAGGGCGAGGTCAGTCTACGGCTGACGGTGACCACCGCGACGGCGGAACGCCTGAGCGTGAAAGTGCTTATTGAAGACAGCGGGGTGGGGATCAACTCCGACGACCGACGACGACTGTTTAACCCTTTCGTGCAGGCGGGCCATGACTCGCAATCGGCACGCAGCGGTTCCGGACTGGGCTTGGTCATCAGTCGCAGTCTCTGCGAGATGATGGGCGGCACGCTGCGGCTCGACAGTGCACCGGGTGAAGGCACGCAAGTCGAGGTCAGTCTTGAACTGCCGCTGTTGGCCGCCGTCGCTCAGAGTGCAATCCCGGAAACAAAAGTCGCCGCAACCTGTTCACTGAGTGTTCTGGTGGTGGACGATCATCCGGTGAACCGTTTGCTGTTGTGCTGGCAATTGACTGAACTGGGCCATCAAACGGTCGACACCGAGAACGGTGATGAGGGCCTGCAACGGTGGCGGACTCAGGCGTTTGATGTGGTGATCACCGATTGCAACATGCCGCGGCGCAACGGTTATCAACTGGCGCGGGCCATTCGTGATGAAGAAGCAATGGCTGCTCGCGAACCCTGTCTGATCCTCGGGTTTACCGCCAACGCTCAGGTCGAGGAGCGGACGCGCTGCCTGAGTGCCGGTATGAACGACTGTCTGTTCAAACCGATTCGTTTGCACGATCTGGCACAGGCATTGACGGCGGCCAGTCATTGCAACATCGCGGCTGCCCCCCGCGAAACGCCGGTGTTGGCGGAAATCGACCTGAGCACCCTGGAGCAAATGGCCGGGGATGATCGTGCTCTGATCGAACAGTTGCGCAAGGAAGTGTTGAACAGTTTGCAGCTCGATCTGCAACGCCTTGATGATTTGCAGTCTGAGCAGGATCGCGCAGGATTGCGTGAGCTCACTCATCACATCAAGGGCGGGGCGCAGATGGTGGGCGCGGCGCGTGTGGTAGCGGCCTGCGTTGAACTGGAGCAGGCAAGCCACCGGGCGCAAGCGGCAAGCCTGGACATGGCGGTCGAGGCGTTGCGCAAGGCCATGGCTGGTCTGGCGCAACGTCTGCAGGCCTGA
- the dkgB gene encoding 2,5-didehydrogluconate reductase DkgB: MSVPAFGLGTFRLQGQVVIDSVSTALELGYRVIDTAQIYENEADVGQAIAASGIPREELFITSKIWVANFAKDRLIDSLKESLQKLQTDYLDLTLIHWPSPENQVPVEAFMGALLEAKRLGLTRQIGVSNFTIDLMQQAIAAVGGENIATNQIELHPYLQNRKVVEFAQSQGIHITSYMTLAYGEVLKDPLIQQIAERLHATPAQVTLAWAMQSGYAVIPSSTKRANLQSNLAATALTLSDADMTLIATLDRGHRLTSPKGIAPHWD; this comes from the coding sequence ATGTCTGTTCCTGCTTTCGGTCTTGGTACGTTTCGCCTGCAAGGTCAGGTTGTCATCGATTCGGTCAGTACCGCCCTTGAACTCGGCTACCGCGTCATCGACACCGCACAAATCTACGAAAACGAAGCCGACGTCGGCCAGGCCATCGCTGCCAGCGGCATCCCGCGCGAAGAACTGTTCATCACCAGCAAGATCTGGGTCGCCAACTTCGCCAAGGATCGCCTGATCGACAGCCTCAAGGAGAGTCTGCAGAAATTGCAGACCGACTACCTCGACCTGACGCTGATTCACTGGCCGTCGCCGGAAAACCAGGTCCCGGTCGAGGCATTCATGGGCGCCCTGCTCGAAGCCAAACGTCTGGGCCTGACCCGGCAGATCGGCGTGTCCAACTTCACCATCGACCTGATGCAACAGGCGATTGCGGCCGTCGGTGGCGAAAACATCGCCACCAACCAGATCGAACTGCACCCGTATCTGCAAAACCGCAAAGTGGTGGAGTTCGCCCAAAGCCAAGGCATCCACATCACCTCATACATGACCCTCGCTTACGGCGAAGTGCTGAAGGACCCACTGATCCAGCAGATCGCCGAGCGCCTGCACGCCACCCCGGCGCAAGTTACGCTGGCCTGGGCCATGCAGTCGGGCTACGCGGTGATTCCGTCGTCGACCAAACGCGCCAACCTGCAAAGCAACCTTGCCGCCACGGCGCTGACACTGAGCGACGCCGATATGACGCTGATTGCCACGCTCGATCGCGGCCATCGCCTGACCAGCCCGAAAGGCATCGCGCCGCACTGGGACTGA
- a CDS encoding pirin family protein — translation MKNLIGIYTSPRGHWVGDGFPVRTLFSYDNLGKHISPFLLLDHAGPAEFTPTTERRGVGQHPHRGFETVTIVYDGEVQHRDSTGSGGVIGPGNVQWMTAASGILHEEFHSERFAKTGGKLEMVQLWVNLPAKDKMAAPGYQTIVDSDIPSIALKDNAGSLRLIAGEFDGHTGPSRTFTPIDVWDLRLNAGKLLTLDLHEGRNTALVVLRGSVQINGQQSAEQGQLALFERDGRQLTLQASQDALVLLLSGEPIDEPIVGHGPFVMNTEQEIHQAFADFQSGRFGRMHG, via the coding sequence ATGAAAAACCTCATCGGTATCTACACCAGCCCGCGCGGCCACTGGGTCGGCGATGGTTTTCCGGTTCGCACGCTGTTTTCCTATGACAACCTGGGCAAACACATCAGCCCGTTTCTGTTGCTCGATCACGCCGGGCCTGCCGAATTCACCCCGACCACCGAACGCCGTGGCGTAGGTCAGCATCCGCACCGGGGTTTTGAAACCGTGACGATTGTTTATGACGGTGAAGTACAGCACCGCGATTCCACCGGCAGTGGCGGCGTTATCGGTCCTGGCAATGTGCAATGGATGACCGCGGCTTCCGGGATTCTGCATGAGGAGTTCCACTCGGAACGCTTCGCCAAAACCGGCGGCAAACTGGAAATGGTCCAGCTGTGGGTCAACCTCCCGGCTAAAGACAAAATGGCCGCGCCGGGCTACCAGACCATTGTCGACAGCGACATTCCAAGCATCGCGCTCAAGGACAACGCCGGCAGCCTGCGCTTGATCGCCGGTGAGTTCGATGGCCACACCGGCCCGTCGCGCACTTTCACGCCCATCGATGTGTGGGACCTGCGGTTGAATGCCGGCAAGTTGCTGACGCTGGATCTGCACGAGGGGCGCAATACTGCACTGGTGGTGCTCAGGGGGTCGGTGCAGATCAATGGACAGCAATCGGCGGAGCAAGGGCAACTGGCGTTGTTCGAGCGCGATGGTCGGCAACTCACCCTCCAGGCGAGTCAGGATGCGCTGGTGTTGCTGCTCAGCGGCGAGCCGATCGACGAACCGATTGTCGGCCACGGCCCGTTCGTGATGAACACCGAACAGGAAATCCATCAGGCGTTCGCCGACTTCCAGTCCGGCCGCTTTGGCCGGATGCACGGCTGA
- a CDS encoding mechanosensitive ion channel family protein encodes MLSLLTEHPLFCALILILLDLGLWRLISSHGSEWKLLVRVLIFSLFSVLLFNEGLNPMEPAPWADNVPLHLAATGLQIGWWLFGARTLTVLIGAVMMQRVGHTGRLLQDLLGAVIFLIAIIAALAYVLDLPVKGVLATSGALAIIVGLALQSTLSDVFSGIVLNTTKPYQLDDWISIDGTEGRVTDIDWRATRLQTSQGSMAVIPNSLAAKAKIINFSRPSNMFGVAVSVQVSPHARPNSVIDALERAMQGCRQLLDTPAPNVALKSSGSSGAEYEISGFVASMGEKRVVRNQLFDLAYRHLQASGVSLLSSNETGAPANLSRPRALLDSSPIFSTLRQEEKETFSQNMTLQTFRAGETILEAGEVSDHLFIIESGVVTVTLSRHGAPFESGRMGPGEVIGEAGILSDSSVPAKFAAKTFCALYRIEKTYLKPCLDARHDISDAMKTLLDYRLHKAQSLTEDVPVVVPKKGFLQWLRNRA; translated from the coding sequence ATGCTGTCTCTGCTGACTGAACATCCGTTGTTCTGCGCGTTGATCCTGATCCTCCTCGATCTGGGCCTGTGGCGCCTGATCAGCTCCCATGGCAGCGAGTGGAAGCTGCTGGTGCGGGTGCTGATTTTCAGCTTGTTCAGCGTCCTGCTGTTCAATGAAGGTCTCAACCCGATGGAGCCGGCGCCGTGGGCCGACAATGTGCCGCTGCATTTAGCCGCGACCGGGTTGCAGATCGGCTGGTGGCTGTTCGGCGCGCGCACCCTGACGGTGTTGATCGGCGCGGTGATGATGCAACGGGTCGGCCACACCGGGCGGCTGTTGCAGGATTTGCTCGGCGCGGTGATTTTCCTCATCGCGATCATTGCGGCACTGGCCTACGTGCTGGATCTGCCGGTCAAAGGCGTGCTGGCCACCTCCGGGGCGTTGGCGATCATCGTCGGTCTGGCCTTGCAGAGCACGCTCAGCGATGTGTTCTCCGGGATCGTCCTCAACACCACCAAGCCTTATCAACTGGATGACTGGATCTCCATTGACGGCACCGAGGGGCGGGTTACCGACATCGATTGGCGCGCCACGCGCCTGCAAACCAGCCAGGGCAGCATGGCGGTGATTCCCAACTCGCTGGCGGCCAAAGCCAAAATCATCAACTTCAGTCGGCCGAGCAATATGTTCGGTGTCGCGGTCAGCGTGCAGGTCAGCCCGCACGCGCGGCCCAATTCAGTGATCGATGCGCTGGAGCGGGCGATGCAGGGCTGTCGTCAGTTGCTCGACACGCCTGCGCCGAACGTCGCACTGAAAAGCTCCGGCAGCAGTGGCGCGGAATACGAAATTAGTGGTTTCGTGGCGTCAATGGGCGAGAAGCGCGTGGTGCGCAATCAGCTGTTCGATCTGGCCTATCGGCACTTGCAGGCGTCCGGGGTGAGTTTGCTATCGAGCAATGAAACCGGTGCGCCGGCCAACCTTTCGCGGCCCCGGGCATTGCTCGACAGCTCGCCGATTTTCTCGACGTTGCGCCAGGAAGAGAAAGAAACCTTCAGCCAGAACATGACCCTGCAAACCTTCCGTGCCGGTGAAACCATCCTTGAGGCGGGGGAGGTCAGCGATCACTTGTTCATTATCGAATCAGGTGTGGTCACGGTGACGTTGAGCCGTCATGGCGCGCCGTTCGAGTCCGGGCGTATGGGCCCCGGCGAGGTCATCGGTGAGGCGGGGATTCTTTCCGATTCCTCGGTGCCGGCGAAGTTTGCCGCGAAGACCTTCTGCGCCTTGTACCGCATCGAGAAGACTTACCTGAAGCCGTGCCTCGATGCCCGCCATGACATCAGTGACGCGATGAAAACCTTGCTCGATTACCGCCTGCACAAAGCACAATCCCTGACCGAGGATGTGCCGGTAGTCGTGCCGAAAAAGGGTTTCTTGCAGTGGCTGCGCAATCGCGCCTGA
- a CDS encoding GNAT family protein, whose amino-acid sequence MQTTLQGQRILLRPLQYSDAAALLHAAADGELWNLTVTVVPSASTVDSYLKKALDGREAGTVMPFVIVLKDTGEVIGSTRFWKIDSLNRKLEIGSSWISASWQKSFVNTEAKYLMLCHAFDVLDCVRVQFTTDENNQKSRQAILRLGAQQEGIVRHERIMPDGRKRNSVRFSIIDDEWPQVRLHLEQKLAAYA is encoded by the coding sequence ATGCAAACCACGCTGCAAGGTCAGCGCATCCTCTTGCGCCCGCTCCAGTATTCAGATGCCGCTGCCCTGCTCCACGCGGCCGCTGACGGCGAATTGTGGAACCTCACCGTCACGGTCGTGCCGTCGGCGAGCACCGTCGACAGCTACCTGAAAAAAGCCCTCGATGGCCGTGAAGCCGGTACCGTGATGCCGTTCGTCATTGTCTTGAAAGACACTGGCGAAGTGATCGGCTCCACGCGCTTCTGGAAGATCGACTCGCTCAATCGCAAGCTGGAAATCGGCAGCAGCTGGATCTCGGCGAGCTGGCAGAAATCCTTCGTCAACACCGAAGCCAAATACCTGATGCTATGCCACGCCTTCGACGTGCTCGATTGCGTGCGCGTGCAGTTCACCACCGACGAAAACAATCAGAAGTCACGCCAGGCGATCCTGCGTCTAGGCGCGCAACAGGAAGGCATCGTCCGCCACGAGCGGATCATGCCGGACGGACGCAAGCGCAACTCGGTGCGGTTCAGCATCATTGACGACGAGTGGCCGCAAGTGCGCCTGCATCTGGAACAGAAACTCGCCGCCTACGCATAA
- the xth gene encoding exodeoxyribonuclease III, whose amino-acid sequence MKNLRIATYNVNGLRARLPNLLDWLKREQPDIACLQELKSVDTAFPAAELEAAGYGAIWQGQASWNGVAILARDAQPLESRRGLPGDPDDKHSRYLEAAVHGVLVGCLYLPNGNPQPGPKFDYKLAWFERLISYAKDLQSSDHPVVLAGDYNVVPTDRDIYNTRSWLKDALLQPESRECYQRLLDQGWTDSLRHLYPEDRLYTFWDYFRQHWQSNSGLRIDHLLLNPALSPYLHEAGVDAWVRNEPHASDHAPTWIRIGSRKKR is encoded by the coding sequence ATGAAAAACCTGCGGATTGCCACCTACAACGTCAACGGTTTACGCGCACGTTTGCCGAATCTGCTGGATTGGCTCAAACGCGAGCAACCGGACATCGCCTGCCTGCAAGAACTCAAGTCTGTCGACACGGCATTCCCCGCCGCAGAACTGGAAGCCGCCGGTTACGGCGCGATCTGGCAAGGACAGGCCTCGTGGAACGGCGTGGCGATTCTCGCCCGTGACGCGCAACCGCTGGAGAGCCGGCGCGGTTTGCCCGGCGACCCTGATGACAAGCACAGTCGCTACCTGGAAGCGGCGGTGCACGGCGTGCTGGTCGGTTGCCTGTACTTGCCCAACGGCAACCCGCAACCGGGGCCGAAATTCGATTACAAGCTGGCCTGGTTCGAACGGCTCATCAGCTATGCAAAAGACCTGCAAAGCAGTGATCACCCGGTGGTGCTGGCCGGCGATTACAACGTCGTGCCCACCGACAGGGACATCTACAACACCCGCTCATGGCTCAAGGATGCGCTGCTGCAACCGGAAAGTCGCGAGTGTTATCAACGATTGCTGGACCAGGGCTGGACCGATTCGCTGCGGCATCTGTATCCCGAAGATCGCCTCTACACCTTCTGGGATTACTTCCGCCAACACTGGCAAAGCAATTCCGGCCTGCGCATCGACCATCTGCTGCTCAACCCGGCCCTGAGTCCGTATTTGCACGAGGCCGGAGTCGACGCCTGGGTGCGCAACGAACCGCACGCCAGTGACCATGCGCCGACGTGGATTCGTATCGGTTCACGCAAGAAACGCTAG